The Falco rusticolus isolate bFalRus1 chromosome 4, bFalRus1.pri, whole genome shotgun sequence genome includes the window GTCTGTGATATTTCTTCAGTCCAGTCcacctgcttcttgcctctgctgtgtccagacttctcccagctgttcTTCCAGCCAACCTTTCCTCAGCCAGAaccccttcttctcccagggcctctcccACATCCAGAGCAcactctttcctccctctgcttcttccaggtctcccTTCACCCAGCACTCCCCTTCCAccccccttagagctatttaactacttagcaggaaccagccacagctgcaccttatccacatcagccagcccaccgcccctgaagccagcccacagctgtgtattgccaatgttaattaacctgccttcattcctctacaattcctctatAGGAACTGATAGCAAAAAATGGTGGAAACATAAGGCAGGGATCACACGTGTGATTGTTGCTACAAGGTGTTATGAGGGCGGtgtcccagcactgctggtgttAGGAGGCACTGGGACCAGTTAAGGGTGCCTGGACTGAATTAATGATTTAAGCTGTCTGTAGAACATGGGGATAAATGGGCATCACCAAAGTCCTCTCAACTCAGGCAAGTGCCTGACTCGAGTGAAGTGACCCAGCTCCCAGAGACACCCATCTCTCCCCATGCTTGCAGGGAGCCTAGATGGCACAGTGGACCGAGGAGACAGTGCTCTTGAAACACCAGGGCTGCTTCCCCAAGCCTTGGAGCTTGTCCAGCCCCTGTGCAAAGCCACTGAAACCAATGGACATGCCAGAGCTGGTCAGGGACCAGCACGATGCTCTTCCCCGAGGTGGTCCATAAACCTGGGAGTAGCCACAGACCCACCGGTCGGTTGGGAGCTCCTCAGGGAAGGGATGGGCTGTAGCTGGAATTTAGCAGTGGCACCTGGCGATGCAAGGAATATGAAGCAAAGCTCAGGCGGCAGCACACGCCGAGCAGCGCAGTGAAAAGGAGAACAAGCCAGGGGTCAGGGGAGATTAAAGGCAGAAGGGCAAAAATCCCAGCTTGCAGCACACCAGTGCAGGATTAAACTCAGGGAAGTGTAGAGCTAATGCcaagggaggggagaggggaggatgGAGCTGCCCAGCCCCAGATGTGTGGGAGCAGAGAAACGTCGCTGAAGGTCAGCCGCATTCAAAGAGCAGTGCTCGTCTTCTGATCCCAACACGGATGAGCAGCCCAGAAGAAAAGCTTATGATGTGAACTCCGAAAACAGCTTGTGATTGTTTCCCTGCTATATTGGTACCTCCCAGATGCTGCTGGAAACTCACCAGTACAAAAGGGCTTCATACCAGTATAGCTCCCTCCCTACTTATGTAGATAAACATCATGGCACAAAGCACTTTTATAAATACATCCATGCTGGGGTGAGGGGTTATGTGGCTTTAAATACACCACGAAGAGTGTATTTATCTTTGCATAGACTTAATTAAATCATTAATTAAATCTGTGCCATCATTGAGTGTCAGCCAGCCCGGAGGGTCCATAGTAAAAGAGATACAGGTTCATGTAAATTTTACTACAGGTATAAATAATAGTAGCTATTCTGCCTACCCATGAATATCAAAACTAATTTGCTTTGTTGTGAGCTCCAAGGGAAGAGCTGGACCTGGACTGGCCGTTTGAGGACCCATGGGGTTTCCCAGACATCCATGGGCATGCAGGCAGGACACAGGACCTGCTGGGGACCTCAGCCTTTTTGGAGCATTGGCTCAAGGCCAGGCAGGTTGTCCTGCTGTGGCTCCAAACTTCAACATGGGGGTGTTGAATCTCAGTAGACCTTAGCAGGGGACCCTCAGCTTACAAGAAGGTACCCGTTTAGAAGTCTGAAGCTGTGAGTTTAAGCCCACCCTTGTGCTCTCTTTACTTCTGTTCTGCCTCAGACCCTCTTTCTGCCACCAAGATGTGGAAAGGATCGATTTATTAATGATGAGGTGTCCAGAGGCTGTGCCACTGTGGTCCCTGTATGTATGGCAGGCAAAGCAGAGCCACCCCTCCCCCAGGCTCCTTGAGCCTCCTCCTTTAGCAAGGCTTGTCAAGTAACTTCCAGCACAGGTCTCGTGTCCCATGCAGGGGTGTAAATAAATAGCTCTATCTTCATTTTCCAGTCCCTTCCAGACCCCTGAAAAGTGActccagaggagaaaaaaggacaaaccTGTGCCGAAAAGCAGCCCTGGGAGTGAGCTGGTTGGAGTGGGGATGCCACAAAGCCCACATAAGATGCTCCCTTATTGCATCTTTCCAGCTTTGACTTCACGCTCTATTTTTAGCACAGCAAAAGGTTTAAGCAGTTTCGTAGCAGTCAGTTTAGCGGTGTCGGGAGAAGGTCTCAGCCTTGCCATTCATGACCCAGCAGCCAGATTCGGACGTTGGATTCATCTGGATGCCGCTTCCCAAGCGCGGCGGCTGAGCCGGTGGGTCACACACATCTCCCATCATCACATGGCAGCAAAAGCTCCCGCTCCCCCGCGGTGACTCATGGGCTGACAGACCCTTCCTGAAGCATTGAGGCTGGAATTACAGCTGTTCCactcgccccccgcccccctgccTCCTTGTCCAATGTGTCATATTAAAGGGTGATCGGCTTACACATGCTCCAGTACAGATTCCTTAAGCTTTGTAACGCTGTGGCTATATATAAAGCCTCGCGCTGGAAACTGAAGTAGACAGACAGCTGCGATAGTAGCAAGCATTTCACATTCCCAGTGCGCTGACGGTCTGGAAGCAAGGGAGACGTGTGAGCCCTGCTTTGAGTAAGTTTCTTTACCAGGGGCTCAGGTACAGATATAttcataaatacatatacatataaaaatagattgggaagaaaaagagcagttACTCTTCATCATGGGTTTGCCTTTTGATCAAGTGGAAGAATTGCGTCTCTACCAGCAAACTCTTCTCCAGGATGGACTCAAAGACATGTTAGACCACAGTAAGTTTCTGGACTGTGTCTTAAAAGTCAAGGGGAAGGAGTTTCCCTGCCACcggctggtgctggcagcttGCAGCCCCTATTTTCGAGCAATGTTCCTCTCGGACATGGAAGAGAGCAAGAAGAGGGAGGTCAGTTTGGAGGACGTTGATCCAGATGTCATGGGCAAGATCCTCCATTATATCTACACCTCTGAGTTGGAGATCACAGAACAGAATGTGCAGGACATCTTCTCCGTGGCCAACATGTTCCAGATCCCCTCCATCTTCACCGTCTGCGTGTCCTTCTTACAGAAGCGGCTCTGCCTCAGCAACTGCTTGGCTATCTTCAGGCTGGGCTTGATGCTAGATTGTGCTcggctggctgtggctgctcgGGATTTCATTTGTGATCGCTTTGCCCTGGTCTCTCGGGACGAGGAGTTCTACCAGCTCTCCGCTGATGAGCTTATTGCAATCATCTCCAGTGACTCCCTCAACATTGAGAAAGAGGAGACTGTCTTTGAAGTAGTGATGAAGTGGGTGGGGACCAAGGACCATGACAGCCGGCAGAAGGCCTTGCCTGTCATCTTTGAAAGCATCCGCTTCCGCCTCATGCCCAACGACTACATCAAGGACCATGTGGAGAAGCACGCCATGGTGAAGtccagcccagagctgctcaAGAAACTGCAGATGGTGAAGGACGCCCAGAAAGGCAAATTCACTgtggtgaaaaagaaaaaagtgaagaaaaccagtgaaaagcaagcaaaagacAATGTTGTCAATGGAGCAGTAGATGAGGAGGAAGATACAGAGGAGGATGCTCTCCCAGGGATCTTAAATGACACGATGCGTTTTGGGATGTTCCTCCAGGACCTTATTTTCATGGTGAGCGACAGTGGAGCAGTGGCCTATGATCCCACTGCCAACGAGTGCTATTTTGCCTCCCTGTCCACTCAAATCCCAAAGAACCACATCAGTCTGGTGACCAAAGAGAATCAGATCTTCATTGTTGGAGGATTATACTACGATGAGGACAGCAAAGAGGATCCCATGAGTTCCTACTTCCTACAGGTACTAGCTttatctttgtgttttgtttctttgaccACTTTGGAACATCACCTGTCTTTAGCTTCCATGTAATCCCAGTAATATTCATTGTCATGTGGTGTTAAAATGCAAGTTGTAAATGAAGGTAAACATCTGAGTTGCTTTAGTAGAGATTCTTCTCCCTATATTTTTAAGGCTGATCCCACTGAGGGAGGGGGGGTGTCTGGTAATTGAGGAAAGAGGCTTGAAGCAGTAGGTAATAGGAATAAACCATCCTGATCCAAATCCTGAACAGTTTGGACCACTCTGAAGGGTGCATTTggtccagccctggctgcacaCTAACTGGAAGGTCAGTGGTATCAGGTGTGGGTTCTGCTTTGCATCCTTTATGTTCCCTTGTTATGAACCCTCAGCACAACCCAAGGGTGACTCTGCCGGGTGCCAACaatggaacagcagcagctacagccaCACAGCAAACACTCCAAGGACACAGGGTACATCCCTATGGGTACTGCCCTGTTTCTAGTGCTGTTCTTGCCCCTGGAGGTGTGCTAGCTCCAGCTTAGAGTCTCTGCCTTGGCCATTTCCATCAAGTGCAAGGAAACCCACGGTGTAATGTCTTTTGGGACACTCCACAAGCAGAGTTGCAGTTCtacctcagcagcagccaaagctgTGATCAGACTGAGCTATGGGCAGGCGAtctgagctgcagcctgggcagtAACCCAAGAGCACCATCCCTGCAGACAGCTAACACAAAGCGCCTACCCTTCCTGATGATCCTGTAGGGATCCAGTAAATCTGCTGTTCTTCCCTCATACCCAgaaatctttttgttcttctccCATGGCTCACATGTCTTCTGGGAAGAAACAATACGGTGTCGAGGCAGAAAGGATAAAGTAGGGATAGTTCCCAAGCTGAGCTATACAGCCTTGATCCCTCACCTGCCTCGTTGCATGGGAAGGGCTGTACACCTGCATCGTATGTGCAGGGACCATGCTTGTTCTCACCTGGAAAGGGTCAGGCTTTAGAGGCTATGCATCCCACGTGAAGCCCATGAAATGAGAAGTTAGCAGGAAGAAGCTGAAGCCCTAGAAAGCAGGATGGAGGGGGAAGGCAGTGGGAGTGCCAGGGGACATGCTGTTGGAGATACAGCCCTTTGCACGGGACAACGGATGACAACAGGGGATGTGGCCAGCTCCATCACTCACCTGTGCAGAGTAGATGGGCTGCTTTGTATTCAGAGCTGAAGGTCCACCAAGTCCTGGGCTGTTTCAGTACAACTGCAGCAAACAGTTCAAGGGAAGTGATATTTTTCCCACGCCCCCGTTTTGATCATATACTTGTGAGACCACATCTGAATGCTGTGTCCAGTCTGGGGCTCTCCAGTACAAAGCAAACATTGAGGCACTGGAATGAGTTCAGCAGAGGCTACCAAGATGGTCAGGGCTGCAGAACAGGAGGTACAAGAAAAGGCTGAGCTGGGTCTGATCAGtctggagaaggggaagggaagaatcTCACTGGTGTCTGCAGCTCTCTTAATGGGAGAGGGCACAGGAGAGGGATCCAGACTGCTAGATTTGCACAAAGATGGGACAAGAAGCAATGGCCACCAGTTGCAGTAAGGGAAATTTCAGTTAGCTGTGAGGAAAAACCTCCCCAACAGAGGTGGTGGAGTACTAGAGCAGGGGTCCAGAGAGGTCACAAAccctccatccttggagacgTGTAATATTTCACTGTACAAAGTCCTGGCAACCTGCTCTAACTCCCAAGCTGCACCTGCTTGAGCatggaggctggcagggaccttTGGAGGTCCCTTAACCTAAAGTACTCTGATTCTAAGCTGTACAGGAAGGTTCTATATTCAGCTCCCAGTTTGCACTGATTCAGTAACAAATGCCTTGGGCATCATGTGGCTGCTTTTAGCTCCTTCCCTACAAGAAGAGGACAGTGCTTCATAGCTCACTGCGGCACTCACGCATGGGAGGTGCAAACATGTCCCAGGCTGGAAAGTGCCGTCAGTTTGCAAAGGTGTAATTTATTGCTATCAGTGTCATTGCACAGCTCTTGGCTCCTGTTTAAGAGTCTTCTGAGCCTTTTtgcagctgagctctgtgcAGATGTAGACAGGCAGCTGTATGACCAACCGCTGAACCACCGTGCCAGTGCAGCAGCACTCTGCACCTTCTGACTCTGTTTCTATCTACCCCACTTGCACATTCCACCTGCTGAAGCCAAGAGAGTTAGGTCAGGGGTAGTTTAGT containing:
- the KLHL40 gene encoding kelch-like protein 40, coding for MGLPFDQVEELRLYQQTLLQDGLKDMLDHSKFLDCVLKVKGKEFPCHRLVLAACSPYFRAMFLSDMEESKKREVSLEDVDPDVMGKILHYIYTSELEITEQNVQDIFSVANMFQIPSIFTVCVSFLQKRLCLSNCLAIFRLGLMLDCARLAVAARDFICDRFALVSRDEEFYQLSADELIAIISSDSLNIEKEETVFEVVMKWVGTKDHDSRQKALPVIFESIRFRLMPNDYIKDHVEKHAMVKSSPELLKKLQMVKDAQKGKFTVVKKKKVKKTSEKQAKDNVVNGAVDEEEDTEEDALPGILNDTMRFGMFLQDLIFMVSDSGAVAYDPTANECYFASLSTQIPKNHISLVTKENQIFIVGGLYYDEDSKEDPMSSYFLQYDHLDADWLGMPPLPSPRCLFGLGEAENSIFVVGGKELKEGEKTLDSVLCYDRLSFKWGEADSLPYAVYGHAVVSHKDLIYVIGGKGSDKKCLKKMCVYNPAKFEWKELAPMKTARSLFGATVHKDKIYVAAGVTDSGLTNTVEVYDIATNKWETFTEFPQERSSASLVSLAGVLYLLGGFATVETESGELVPTELNDVWRYDEEQKKWEGVLREIQYASGATFLPVRLNVLRLTKM